The following nucleotide sequence is from Drosophila kikkawai strain 14028-0561.14 chromosome 2L, DkikHiC1v2, whole genome shotgun sequence.
ttttgattttaaattatatgcattttagatattttgaatttttaaataataaaattaacttttaaaagatttagttatttatttttatttataattaatcttttattttattcctgaaattttttctgtgtaaaaCTCAGCCTCAGCATAGAAACCATGGCTGAATCTGCGCGTCGATAACCTCTGGGAATCCGATTCCGAGTCCAAACTGGACCAGTCCGAGGGGTACTTGCTTGGTTTGTTGACTCTGAGACTGTGCCATGGCTATGCCCCTTGGACACGAGCAGCTAGACATATTTGGCGGAAAGGTTCCAGCATAACAAGGAGATAATGGTCAGTGCCTGTGATTTGAATAtgtttttcttaaaaactcacctttgtttatatatatattttttagtttttgtgtgCTGTGTATAAACAAcatgtttttcaatatatatatattttatttatttatttttagagtatcaaaaaggtaaacatttaaaagtgtttcacatttaaaaggttttgtttgctttttgaaATAGATTTAACAGCttgttaaagtttttattgtaGTAAAAAATGTGTTGTTTTCacctttattatttagtacattttataatatttaaatgttaattatttagttatgttttttctataaagtagcaaagttgttttttttttttgggattttataaagtttataaagtAATTATAAAGGCAAAATCAAAAAGGGATTTTTTTTCCATAACAATTATAACtataattgtaatttataatctaaaaactaatttttaacacttaaattaaatgtataaatttgtttCAGTGATATGTTGAACCTTTTCTGTTAGCTACTTAAGTAAtagtgtttatttttatgaaatattaaattggcAATAACTCAAATTTtgactttaaattattatatatattttttaagaaattcattcttgTAAATTTATCAATACCAACACTTgtaatagtatttattttatgaaataaatgaattttaagatttattaaaTTGGCAATAACTCAAATCTCGACttgaaatttaacaaataattattttaacaaatactttcttttaaatttataaattccaACACTTTTCAGGTCAAAAATACACTGATAAAGTACAAAAGATGAATCAAAGATTGCAGTGATTACCTTTCCTCTTCAAATTGAGCTAGGCTAGGCACAAAAGCTGTCACCGGGTGACCGCCAAAGCTGCTCCTCTTTCTTCTCCTCTCGCAGCTGGGACTGCCTCTGGCTTGGCGTTGTTGTCTCGCACCCAACTGCTCCCGCTGATTAGGCACCCCATCGCATCTAAGTACACTTGACATACGAAAAAGTATGTATTTAGCAAAAACTATATAGGTCTAGGTCTAGTTCTAGTCACACGGCACGGCTTTCGCACTTAAACACAACAAACAGCAGCGACGGCTATCAGTGGTTGACCGACCGATTACGGGTCTAGTTTGTAGCTATCGACGCACTTGCGGATCTCCAGCACGTCCGCCGGATAGACCCGGCAACAGCCGCCGACGATGCGAACGCCCAGGTTCAGCCATTCGGGTACAAACTTGGCCACCTGCTCACCGGTGCCCGTCCACTCGCCCAGCTGGGCATCGTAGATCTCGCCGCGATTGCTGTAGACCACCAAAGGAGGACGATCATTCTGGCCAGTGGCCTTAATGAAGGATGTCAGCAGCGGGGTAACAAACTGTGGATTCACACAGTTTACGCCGATGCCCAGGAACCGATCCTCGGCCTTCCGGCTCTTGACCAAATGCCAGATGGAGAGGGCTGCTGTGGCAAAGGATTCACCACTGGCCAGGTGAGATTTGTCCTGGAAATTGAATGAAGAGGGATTAAacagtttaaattaaaaaattaacttcTAACAATTAAGAAtctctaaaaattaatacaaatctCAAGGGCACACTCACCTTACACTGAAAGGACACCCAAAAAGTGGTCTTCTCACTGAGCTCTGTCACAAATTCCGTCACTGCCTCGGCCTCCAGTTGGCAAGGCAACGTCTCCAAAGCCAAACCATAAACGCCAGCCGAAAGACACGACAAAATCCTGGTTTTGTGCCACTCCTTTAGCTCTTCCTTGGTCACTCGATCGGCATAGTTACCCGAATACTCGGAGCCATCGTGCAGGCAGGCGCCATAGGGTCCAATGGAACCCAAAACCAAGGGGAATATTGCTGATCCCTCTCCTCCCGTCTCTCTAAGGTATTGCTGCTTGGCCTCGTTGGCCAGGGCCACACTGGTCTGCATCATCTGGATGCCCTCGGTCTCTGTGAGTCCCAGGTACTTGGTGAATCCCTCCACGCTGGACTGATAGGTGTTGGTCAGTATGATGTCGGCGCCGCTGCGCAGGAAATCCAGATGCGTGCGGACCACAGCCACCGGGTTGGTGGCATCGAAGCGAGAGCCCCACAGCGGATCGCCGTCCACCTCCTCGGTGACATTTTTGGCCAGTTGGGAAGAGAAGCCGCCGCACTTGACTAGGATCTGTTTGTCAGACCATTCGTTAGGCACCATTTTGTGGGTTCCCAAAAAAGTAGATGTTGTTGCCTTCGAGTGTTTCCACGTAATGGGTTTCGTTTTGGATTTTGTGAGATAGTCGTATCTGTCGGATACGTGAGATTGTGACTTTGTCTAGTTCTCTTTCCCTTggacttgaaattttgtatttttcagctttttccGCTTATCTTTCAGTGAATTTTTCACAACGCAAAAGCTTACCTCAAACTCACTCAGCCACTCGCTGCTCGCTCAGCTGttcttttgtttacaaatgctGGCAGGGGTACAGTGGAAACTTGATAAGGTGAACttggaaaattttaataaattggaAAAGCAGCTCTTTACTTATTTAGCTTATCAGTTTTACTGGGAAAATATTAGTTAGATTTgattttgagtttttttgcAAGGCCTGATTTGTTAATTTGAAATCTTCAGAGTCaagttaaataatgaaattatattcttaatgaataaatacatttaaaaattaataactgtATTTGTTACCTTCAAGAAAATTAACTAAAACTGATATTTacaaagtttaaatatatataaatacaaatgtataataaaaacattactaaatttcagaaaaataaatcaacaatttgatatatatatatgtatttttaggACACAATAAAAAACCCCAGggatttgtaaacaaaatactaaaatattaaacatatttatatagaataaaataaaataaatattaaataaatatccctGTTTTCGAGAACCCACTGTATTTGTAAATATGCAATGGTAATAGTGTGACAAATGTACTAAAATAGCAACAATCGGtgaaagagaaaagaaaaacgagGGGAAAATATAAGGTACTGATGAACCACAACAATGGGCATATattataattcatttatttaagcaaCAGATGTcgtaaatgattttaaaaaacaagaaacgaggtttatatacccttgcaaattgcaaataatttatttaaaagggtatacaaatataataagtacGTTAAAAAATAGTTCTGAATGATATTACACACAAATACCCAcaaattttttcataattttatatgataatttttgagaaaattaaaccttaaaaatatcataactaagccaaaaatgcattaattttaattcggaaagcagttttaagttagtttttttaatgtttataaatctgcatccaaaattttagaaaatcaaatttttggtcaaattttgaaaaaaatcatgatgtaacccctttaatttttttgcaaaaatggctcaaaattcaatttcttcCGAACAAAGCTAGAAAGaagcgcctgttaatgctgatcaagaatatatatggtttatagggtcggaaatgactgcttcactaaataaaaataaaaataaccttcaagaagacccaaaaatatttaatttctttaagtcGATATAaccataattttatattataatttttaaaaactcgaCTGTTGAAGCTgcttaagaatatatatgatttttagGGTCAGAAATGCATTCATTACTGCGCTGGCAGCTTTTGACTGCAATTATAATAGCctgtaaaaaatatagcaAATGACACAATGCACTCATGGAAAGTCGTGGGTAAAAACATAGGCATAGTCATgggaaaaatagaaatataaaaatatatactaaagtaagcaaatatttttcaagtaaaCGAAGTAAACATATCACGAAtcagataaatatatatattttataatttgaataataaaaataaaatataataatatttttttatgatttaaatgttttattattataaattgtttatgatttcaaagtatttttttataccaCTGACATTCCCTCTCCCCAAAAAAGAAAGCTTCCCAATTAAAACACtcgtttaaaatataaatacaatatgcgcatattttatatagtcGAGAtaatacatacacatatagaTATATGCAAAAACAAATGGTGTAACTAACATAGACGAGAGTATGTTAATCGATATGGATAGATAATAATTAATGCTTAAATACCTTTTTTCTCGTTAGTTAGAATGCAGTTTAAGTGataattaatttgttgcttatgtattttttttttttggggtttgcTTGCTTGTTATTGGGTGTATAATCACatagtttttgttgtataattgtttatgtataaataaataaatcgagGGAATAATTCAAAAGGCTGAAAAATGccacacaaaacaataaatgtaaatgtaactTTGGTAAACTTACGCATTGTATAAATTCTAGAACATGTTTTTCGCGCGCGCCTTTCTAAAAATCTAGTTTACATTATTTGTTGCACTAAATAACagttatataatatatatatatataggtatatataatatgtatatgtatattgttcTTTGTTGAATGTATAATAAGTGTGTGTatacaattaataatattattaccCATTCTTCATTCATAAATACTACAATCCAAAATACACACTGAAAACTTTAGGATttgggaaattatttaaaagtgtTTTAGGTCCCATTATctacattttttgtatactTTTGGATAGCTCTTTAAAGAGATTTCAATACGAAAAACGGAACGTAGGAGAAAAGCTTAAAcgaaatgccaaaaaataGTCTTGAAACACTCAGTCTCAGGTATCTCCTTGATAGTTTTCCTCCCTTCTTTCCCCCTCTTTTTTCCACTTACGAAAACAGATTATTTCTCCTCTTCAAGGATCCAAATTTCTTCTCTGCCTCTAGCAGCATCTTCTCGTTCCTCACCACCTCAAAGGGTATCGTCCGGGAGAGACGATCCATCTCCTGGTCGGAGGTAAAGTCCTCGAAACTCATATTACTAAAGCCGGTCTTGGCGGAATTCTGTATGGTATTTGATTGGAAATTGCGACTTCCACCTGCCTTTCTGTTCTCATCCTGATTCTgcatatcatcatcatcgtcgtcgtcgtcgtgggACTGATACTGCAAACGCTGGTGCTTCTGCTTGCTGCCAGAGCTCAGCGACGAAGTGGAACCCAAGGCGGCGGCACTAACTTTCTTGTACGAGGCGTGACCCTTGACCTTCTGGGTTAGTTTCCCCGGAAGCACCCTCACAGCCAGATGGTGGGACTTCTCCTTCTTGGCCTTGCCAGGGGCAGGTAATCCATCGTCTGCCAGCACATCGGCACCACGCACCACCACGGGCTCCTCCTCATCGTCGGGCGTGAAGTCGGAGAGGCGATCTTGAGAGATTTGCACATAGGCATTATCGGCAATGGGCAGCAAGGGTCGGAGGTGAAGGGCTCCTCCCGATGGAGGTGGAGCAGGAGCGGGCAGGGTTACAGGTATTGCAGCAGCTGGTGAGGATTGTGGTGGAGCAGGAGCGGTGGCGCtagagctgctgctggtgctggtgtaAGAGGGCACATTCACATAGACACTGCTGGTGGACTTGGTGGCCGCTgggttaataatattattattgttgttattatttttatagctCATCAAGGGCTCCGGCGTTTTGTTGATTATAATCGAGTGATTTATGGTCACCAGTTGGGGAGGAGCAGCCACGGAAACTGAGACGGGCAGAGACACAGACACGGGCACAGGGACAGAGACGGAGGCAGAGGCAGGCTTTTTGAtcacattattattattgttgttgttgttgtgactGGGAAAGTGTtggagctgctggtggtggttcAGGGGATTCTGTTCAATGGTGCGTATTACCTGGGGAAAGGGCTCCGAGCCAAAGAGATCGCATTGCGTTGAAGGATTCTCCTGGAACTCCTCCTTCTCCAGGTTATCCTGGAAGGGATTTGGATTGAAGATGGGCTCATTGAACTCATCCAGCTGCGGGGATTCCCCTAAGCCTCCATTGGCTGGAAAGCTGGCAAAGTTCGAGGCTGCAGAAGAGGTTCCTTCTCCTCCTTTAACCGGCGTAGAAGTCCACATTTCAGGCTCTGCTTGacgcttctccttctccttggccTTGGGCTTACTCTTTCTCTTGAGAGGCATGCCCACGGGCAACTTGAAGGGGGCCAGGGCAAACACATCCTCCTCGGATTCCGGAACTGGCGGCGGTGGAGCCATGGGTGACTCTGTGCTGGTCTTGCTCTCCCCCGAATCTCCGTAGTCCAGTTCGTCATCCAAAAGCAAAGGACGATCCCCAAACTTGTGCAAATCACTAGAAGTGGGACTCAGTTCCTCGGATGGAGCACTGGGATGATCCCCATTGCCGGTTGTTACCAGGAGTAGATTGGTTCTATCCTTCTTCTTCATGCGCACCTTGACCACCACCCGACTCCTGACATCGTCCTCGTGCGTGGTCACACTCTCGCACTCGGCATGATAGGCCGAACTGCTGCACGTCTTCACCGACTCACTGATCCCGTCCATTTCCGCGGGCAAGGGGCGTCGTAGCTTGGCCAGAGTCTGACTGCGTGGATTCTCATCGAACAGGTCATCGTCCTCGGCACGGAGATCACTTGCCGAGCCTATGGAATCCCCATCCGACTCGGCTGCCTTGGCCGCTTCCTCCGCCTGGGCAGCCACAGCGGCGGCCATGAGATTCAGCTGCTGGGCCGCCTGGTGGGCAGCACTGGTGGGCTTCTTGGTCGTCGTCTGGCGCAGCTTCTTCACAATCGGCAGGTGGGAGGAGGTCTTGTCCACCTTGTGGTAGGCCACCTGCTGGATCTTGTGTATGGTCTCCGGCAGAGTGCTCGTCACCATCTGCATTTGCTTgatgaagctggaggagcccTCGTCGCTGTCCTGCTGAAAGAACTCGCCGGAGCCCTCGTCGGAGTCCGAGTCATCCGAGGTGGGCTGATCCTTGCTGCGCAGCTTCTCGTATTTATTGCGATCCTCCAGTGGCAGCTTCACATAGCCCTCACCTGCTCCGGCTCccactcctcctccaccaTTCTCCGAATCCGTTTTCAGTTTGCTTATGAGCGAGGTCTTCTCCTCGCTGGACACCTCCAAAGTGGGCGACAGCAGCCACTTGGatgagttggagttggaggcGGTATTGGCCCCGGCTCCCACCACTCCGCCTCCTCCGGTCACCAGGGCACCAGCTGCGCCGGTGGAAGCGCCGATGAATTTCGCTGTGGACGAGAGCGAAGGACTTTTATGCAGTAAGGTAATGAGATTACGGGTTTTACGGAGGGATTAGcggctgtttttttttatctacTTCTAAGTATGGATGGAACATGTGAGCGGTGAGTGATCGTTGCACCCCAGAAATGTGATGAGTTCATTCTGAGAGTTTGGTTTCTGAGTGATTTTGTTGCTCTACGTGACGTATAcgtaatctttttttttatttttgaagggGGGTTAGTTTTGGGTGACAAATGGCGAAGACAGAAGCTGGAAATCGATGTTAGATGTTGGCCCAAAAGGTTAATTCGATGATTTGTGCTTAGATTTTGAAAGGCATGCACAGTTTTTAGCttgaaaatttttaagatattaaagTCACTCTAAATACCAGtgacttttgttttgttttttggtatttaaaatatcattaaatttagtaaaattttaatttatcaaatattttatgtatttttaagctacaaataactaaatttaagaacaaaaatacttaaagacttaaaaaaaaaggttttaaagtcgttaagggggtttcctgaattaggaggcaaaaaaaatcgattttttttttattgcttaaatcgatagataaactatctaagaatataccacaaaaatttcagaagccaattcgaagtattttcgaagatacagagatgaaagcaaaggagcgccgggtaggtttgcaggcgcttggcgaactttgaggcccgttttctcacttttaagttttacgattctttcgaattggcgggaaagataacaaaaaaactaattgaccgattgaaacgaataaaggcttattctctttagaattaaattctcttctatttgaactaaaacggttgttgaaaaccgctttttatattttttacagcatgttaaagtcaatatttcatttttcgggataaaatattgactttaacatgctgtaaaaaatataaaaagcggttttcaacaaccgttttagttcaaatagaagagaatttaattctaaagagaataagcctttattcgtttcaatcggtcaattagtttttttgttatctttcccgccaattcgaaagaatcgtaaaaattaaaagtgagaaaacgggcctcaaagttcgccaagcgcctgcaaacctacccggcgctcctttgctttcatctctgtatcttcgaaaatacttcgaattggcttctgaaatttttgtggtatattcttagatagtttatctatcgatttaagcaataaaaaaaaaatcgattttttttgcctactaattcaggaaacccccttaatataaatttaaaaaatattaggaagaaattttactttaaaaaattaattcttgttataaaattcttaaagaaaaactaaaatactttaaaaattaaatgtttttgtataaaattcttgaaaaaaaaaccaagaaatataaaaatataaatgataataataattaaataaataaatggaaaggAATAGGTTACtacaatttctaaaaatttagcttcgttaacaaaaacaaacataaataatttattactttaataaataaaacctattaaatatattataccCTGTGCATGCCTTAAAGATAAACCAATTagcttataaattaaattacaaagcTAGCAAATACTAGTTGAACGTGTTTTTACGGGACcaataaattatattgaaaatatttttatatatagaaataaaaaatatacaaaaatatctgTTGTAACGTTTAGATATCAATAAATAACTGGATGCAATTTTACAATAATATTGCTCCCTTCATAAATAacacataaattaaaaaaaaaagtattttcaaGATTAAATTTgtactaaaataaaataaataaaatctattcaACTGATATTTGCCAGCTCTGTATAAACTCCCACACAGATTTAGTTAGTTTAGATTTACATTTAGCTGAACATGTTCAGTTCTGGTTTGGTTTTTGAAACATAATATATAGAATTTATTGCAGTTttgctttagtttctttttttttggtttaattcTCATACAATTCTTGTGGCCTGAACTTAAGCTAAAAACGCCCTTTCGTTAcggtttttctcttttttgttttttgtataaatatatagtgctttatgtatatatataatctgCATTTGTTGATCATCTGATAATAAGTTGCTTGTATGTGTCTTGGTTACCTGACTTTTGTTGCTTATCGCTCATCTTGGTTTCTCTCGAATTATTGCTACATTTTTCTTTAGATCTTTGGGTTGGCCACCACCGCCTCATCAAGGTGTGTTTTAGCATCGATTAAACTTATGTACAGTATTAACAGGTGTTTGCAGTTAGTAAGTAGATAAGGCTAGATTGAACATTTCGAGTGGAGCGAACGGACTTGACAATTGATTTTcggtttttagtttaaatcGTTTCTTTGCTGCTGCCACATCCGCAGAGAACGCAGCTTGAGGCGAACTTCAAGAAAAGCGCAAAAAATAgagattataaataaaatcaaacggAAAAGGTTGCtaaaaatcttaattaaattgagca
It contains:
- the Bhmt gene encoding uncharacterized protein Bhmt — encoded protein: MVPNEWSDKQILVKCGGFSSQLAKNVTEEVDGDPLWGSRFDATNPVAVVRTHLDFLRSGADIILTNTYQSSVEGFTKYLGLTETEGIQMMQTSVALANEAKQQYLRETGGEGSAIFPLVLGSIGPYGACLHDGSEYSGNYADRVTKEELKEWHKTRILSCLSAGVYGLALETLPCQLEAEAVTEFVTELSEKTTFWVSFQCKDKSHLASGESFATAALSIWHLVKSRKAEDRFLGIGVNCVNPQFVTPLLTSFIKATGQNDRPPLVVYSNRGEIYDAQLGEWTGTGEQVAKFVPEWLNLGVRIVGGCCRVYPADVLEIRKCVDSYKLDP
- the Nak gene encoding uncharacterized protein Nak isoform X1, producing MKKILSKFERNENSRLDNPHNSSSSSSSSNEKNSFVGKVFTVGRVTVTVEDVLAEGGFAMVFLARGNGGGSASATKYALKRMYVNNEHDLNVAKREIQIASNLSGHKNIIGYVDSSITPTGNGVCEVLLLMPYCKHHMLAMMNARLHVGFTEPEVLTIFCDIAEAVSRLHYCQTPILHRDLKVENILQTDAGNFVLCDFGSATAKTLNPQQHGVTVVEEEIQKYTTLSYRAPEMIDLYNGKSITTKADIWALGCMLYKLCFFSLPFGESTLAIQNGQFSIPDSSKYSKGMHQLIKYMLDTDMERRPNIWQVCEVAFRLSGKDNPVQNLHKTPTPNFDLLLVPPFESEAKRISAAASKAAKSQNVSVVEAGTSVAPRSRPKGSSAVHGGNALGLGLPPSPSPRLNITSPQPVAVVEQFQANFPAMPAAVPAAAPPPQGAPVGPPVPASNLFEPSGYPDPFNEPAGGTAIPTAATVPEEPKKEETVVVPQDLAAAGDGGTPTKSMLTPPKPSGGGGHRRNVSDTSAFNKTFANETSQFLAPFNNNLAAMGDGPQTLASAASNPGIYAASSANTAPVSISELMKPGHTAVEKRVEAWNPFEEEQPFSQMTEDHIFEAEFDKIRQRGSQGSITTKSASTTSTLTPTEQNASGVVVVPVAAPVAPPVATPLATAAAPPPPITTAVSPHPPMASEDPFGSAPFSLPPGLREKASSLRKTGAKFIGASTGAAGALVTGGGGVVGAGANTASNSNSSKWLLSPTLEVSSEEKTSLISKLKTDSENGGGGVGAGAGEGYVKLPLEDRNKYEKLRSKDQPTSDDSDSDEGSGEFFQQDSDEGSSSFIKQMQMVTSTLPETIHKIQQVAYHKVDKTSSHLPIVKKLRQTTTKKPTSAAHQAAQQLNLMAAAVAAQAEEAAKAAESDGDSIGSASDLRAEDDDLFDENPRSQTLAKLRRPLPAEMDGISESVKTCSSSAYHAECESVTTHEDDVRSRVVVKVRMKKKDRTNLLLVTTGNGDHPSAPSEELSPTSSDLHKFGDRPLLLDDELDYGDSGESKTSTESPMAPPPPVPESEEDVFALAPFKLPVGMPLKRKSKPKAKEKEKRQAEPEMWTSTPVKGGEGTSSAASNFASFPANGGLGESPQLDEFNEPIFNPNPFQDNLEKEEFQENPSTQCDLFGSEPFPQVIRTIEQNPLNHHQQLQHFPSHNNNNNNNNVIKKPASASVSVPVPVSVSLPVSVSVAAPPQLVTINHSIIINKTPEPLMSYKNNNNNNNIINPAATKSTSSVYVNVPSYTSTSSSSSATAPAPPQSSPAAAIPVTLPAPAPPPSGGALHLRPLLPIADNAYVQISQDRLSDFTPDDEEEPVVVRGADVLADDGLPAPGKAKKEKSHHLAVRVLPGKLTQKVKGHASYKKVSAAALGSTSSLSSGSKQKHQRLQYQSHDDDDDDDDMQNQDENRKAGGSRNFQSNTIQNSAKTGFSNMSFEDFTSDQEMDRLSRTIPFEVVRNEKMLLEAEKKFGSLKRRNNLFS